The nucleotide sequence GAATCAAATTTTCTGAGATTGGGACCTGGATTCTGCACATACAACAAGCTTCTCCTGTGAACCTTGGGCAGGGTAACTTAATGTTTAAGAACCATTGTTTGGGATCACTGTTGCTCAAAGAGACACTGGCTGCTTCCTTTGGCTGCCCGCTCTCTGGATGTTCACTCTGCTATcccagggaggagggcaaagaGGCAAGTATAAATAAAGCCCCTTGCCTACTCCTCCCTCGTCTACAGCCCCCAGGCACCTGCTCTCACTCCTAGACACTCCACTCCCCAATCCATTCCATATGATAAGACTACcccagggaccagcccagtggtgtagtggttaagtgcgcgcactccgtttcggtggcccagggttcgcaggttcggatcccgggcgtgcactgacgcaccgcttgtcaagccatgctgtggtggcgtcccatataaagtggaggaagatgggaacagatgttagcccagggccaatcttcctcagcaaaaagaggaggattggcaacgatgttagctcagggctggtcttcctcacaaaagaaaaaaaaagactactcAAGTTTTCTTGCTAGTTTTCATTCAGAGGTAGAAACTGCTGCCAGCAGAAATAGTGGTTATTCCAGCATCCTTTGAAAAACTGTCAGAGATGTCAATTTCTCCACAATCTCTTGCTTGACTAACTCAGTATGTTCTGAACAGTTCTGAATTTAGTGCAAATTGGAGAAGAGAGATGAGACAGGaaaggggaggagaagagaaagagagagtagatTTAAAGCAAGTAATAAATCTGGAGGCTCTGATCAGCTATCCACTGTATTACTCCCGGCCTACcccatcccctccctcctcttcacCTCATCTACACTATCCTGAGCAATGGCCACATTCCTACTTTTCTCTGCTTTTGTCCATTCTTTTAATCAGAGAGATACTTGCAGGCCCATTACCCACACTGAAACAGTCTATTGAGGAAAGAAGATGTGAAGCTGGGTCTCAAGAAGTTCTACTCTACAATTAACAACAATTCCTCAACTTCTTTAAAGTTCTTATAAGTTATTCCCTCCTGGAATTTTTACAGTCATTTCTCTGAAGTCCTTGTAATTTACCTTGAAGCTGAGTTGGCTTTTGACGCCAATGGGGCCGATGACATTTGTAACCCAAATCTAGGGCTGCCCATATTCCTACAGTAACGGGGTTTATTATAAACTAGAAGATGTTGAGTTAAGAATGGCTGAATGTTACATTTCAGTAACATCAAATGAATCAGAGTTACGCTCCACATGCTCTAAAAGAAGTTACCATTGTTCTGTGTTCAAATTTGCCCTCTTATATTTTGAGTGTCTCAACTTTATTAGGGCATGTTACCTCTCTGGGCATTACAATGCTTTATTCTTGTCACCACTCACAGTGTTCTATTAACAGCCATAGTGCCTTAATTACCTACTTGACAGCTAAATTTAGTTATCCATATGTCAGAGTCTTCCCCTGCCCTGGCAGTTTGCTGATTCTGGAAACTCTGCCAGTGGGATGAACTACAATCTTTGCCTGTTCAATGcagttctttcctttcctgaatCCTCCCAACATCTCTTACAGCTGTGTTATTCATTTACTCTCCTCAGGGCAGGAAGAGGGAGCTCACTTTTGCCCTTTCCTGTCCTACCTCAATCACATATCCTGGCTTCAAAGTCTTTGCAACTGAGAGTCCTCCCAGGGTACTTAACAGACTCCGGGACCCAGAGGTAATTCAGGAACATGGGTGGCCAAACAGCCAATGGAGAAGAAGAGTGTAATGTTTAGGTAATGTATCCATGGCCTTGTTCATTCTCTGAATAGAAAAGGCCTTTTTACAAAGCCCCAGtcccagggaggggctgttcCTTCCCCACTGGCCCCGACAGCCCTTGGGTCCTGGGTGATTCTAATCACTGGAAATGACTGGTGCCTTCATGAAGGATATGTGGCACTTTCCCCTTGGCCAATGCTACTGAGTGCAAGGTCTCAGTTTGCTCTTTACAGCCCTACCCCATccccatctctccccatccccaacccTCATCACCTTTAGAACCCACAGTAGTACCTGGCCTGTGCCAAGTTCAGAGAGACAATTTTATAGCTAAGCTAATGAACCACCTTCAACTCCTCTGAACATTCAGGATCCTCTGAAGGCGTGTTTAGTCACTCCTACTTAGCACATGTATCTCTGTCATATTGTTCGGTGGTAGGTTGCTTGCCAAATTTtgtccttgttttattttatttatggggTTTAGTTATGTGTTAGGTCCGTCTACCTAATAAGAATAATCAAAACTAACATTCTTTGAACTTTCTCAATGTGCCAGGCTTTGTTCAAGTGTTTGACATGAATTAACTTGTTGAATTTTTACAACAATCTTTTGAGATTAGTGCTATTTTCTctattgtacagatgagaaaaactgagactcagagacgtTAAGTAACATTCCCAAGGTTACACACCTAGTTAGTGGTGAGGTCCCAGCTTGGAACTTTGGCATTCTGATGCCAGACCCTGTGTTCTTAAACATGAAATGTACTCTTTCTAGAATATAAGCTTCCTGAGGTCAGACACTCTTGAATTCCTGAAGGGGGGAACACAGAACTAAGCATATGAAAGACTGTCACTAAATATTTGGTAAGTAACTATTTCAttatttagcattttttaaaGATCTCTGAGGGAACAAACTGTgtacatttcttttatattttccattgctGCTCAAGTAAGTCTTCCTAATTAACTAACCAACCAAGTAGAGAAGACCTTCTCTATGACGGAGTTCCATCTACAAAGCCGGACTTCCTCAGTGAGACTAACCTTCATAAGGCTGTCCTTAGGGCAGAACTAAACCCAGTGAGACCCCCTGGGTGTTCCACCTCATTTCTAGTGGTCCCCTCTTTCCACCCCAGAGCACTGGAGAAATATGAGAGAGGCAAACCTCAGCCGAGGGATTGAGTTTGAGCTCTTGGGCCTGACCAGTGACTCCCAGCTCCAGATGCTGCTCTTCGTGGTGTTCCTGGGCACGTACACCATCACTCTGCTGGGGAATCTGATCATGTTCCTTCTGATCCACGTGAGTGCCACCCTGCACACACCCATGTACTCCCTTCTGAAGAGCCTCTCCTTCTTGGATTTCTGCTACTCCTCCACGGTTGTCCCCCAGACCCTGGTGAACTTCTTGGCCAAGAGAAAGGTGATCTCCTATCTTGGCTGCATGGCTCAGATGTTCTTCTATGCGGGCTTTGCCACCAGTGAGTGCTATCTCATTGCTGCCATGGCCTACGACCGCTATGCTGCTATTTGTAACCCCCTGCTCTACCCAATCACCATGTCTCCTGAGATCTGTGCCTTTCTGATTGTAGGCTCCTACGGTGCAGGATTTCTCAATTCTCTTATCCACACAAGCTGCATCTTCAGTCTGAAATTCTGTGGCGCTCATGTGGTCACTCACTTCTTCTGTGATGGCCCGCCCATCTTGTCTCTATCCTGTGTGGACTCCTCGCTATGTGAGATTCTGCTTTTCATTTTTGCTGGTTTCAACCTTTTGAGCTGCACTCTAACCATCTTGGTCTCCTACCTCTTAATTCTCATCGCCATCCTGAGAATGAACTCAGCCCAGGGCAGATTCAAGGCCTTTTCCACCTGTGCTTCCCACCTCACTGTCGTGTGCCTCTTCTATGGCACAACACTTTTTATGTACCTGCGCCCCAGGTCCAGCTACTCCCTGACCCAAGACCGCACGGTTGCTGTAATCTACACAGTGGTGATCCCAATGCTGAACCCCCTTATCTACTCTTTGAGAAACAAGGATGTGAAAGAAACTTTAAGAAAGGTTTTGGGCAGGAAAATAATGGAATGATCTTCTCAACTCATTACCAATGTGTCTTTAGAGAGCTGAGGGAAATTTACCTTGTGTGGTACTAACCTGAGCACATTGCCATGCTCATCCCCATGAGTACTGGGCATGCTCTCTGGTCTACAGGTGCTTCTGCATCTACGTGCCGCAGAAAGAATTGAGAGTGTCATAGAGAGTAAAAGAAGTGAGAAGGGAGTGTCTGCTTTTTGCATAATTGGACCCATTGGCAAGATTTAGTTATGCCTTTGTTCAGATGCTTCGTTCATAATTCCAtgtttgtgaatattttattctattattagAAACTGACATTTATATTCTTCGTAATAAAGTTCTCCCCTTAACTAATTCGAAGTCCTTGTCTGCTTGGGGAAATCctccccattctttttttttttttaaagattttatttattcatttttcccccccaaagccccagtagatagccgtatgtcataggttcacatccttctagttgctgcatgtgggactcagccttgggttggacggagaagtggtgcctggggcgtgcccggatccgaacctgggccaccagcatcagagcgcgcgcgcttaaccgctaagccacggagccggcccctcccCATTCTTTACAATCTCTTCTTTGTAAAAACTGACTCCTtggcttaaaaatttttttggttgTCTAATTATTTGAATGACACTGTAACAACAACTTGATGACAACCTTCACATAATGTTTCATTGTCTTCGTTGACTTTTTGCCTGGCCAAATAGCCACTTGGTCACTTTCAAACTGAAtaaacttgggcaaattacttagctTTTCTAAGTCACAGATACCtcatcttttaattggtgtgAGTTTTAAATTAAGTATTCAATTAGACATTGCAGGTAAATCACTCAGCACATAATAGACATTTGCGTGTTCCCTCACCTTTTCCTTTACATCAGCCCCTAAGTTCTCACCAAGTGAGATGAGGAATGTTCCGCCTTTCTCAAAGGCTTGTTGTCCCTGTTAGTGTTCTGTTCTTGCTAATTTATAAGTTGtgattgaattaaattaaatctttttaaataagAGGAATTATGTAGAGGGAGCTCAATCAAGCATGATATTCCTGAGCTCTGTGCCCTCATTGATAAACTTGAGAAAAATAAACCAGGCATGCTTGGCTGGTCCCCTCACAAGCAGATACCTGCCTTGGTCCAGCGCATCCACGACTGGTTCAGCAAAGAGTCTTAACTCTGGAGTCCAGTTTCATAAAGACCATTTTCCCACAGGTGCAATCCATGTGCCCTCATCTAGCCTTTAACAGTAATGCAATTGATGTTTTGCTTCCTATCTGatcatattttatcctttttccaaattgtttagAATCAGGAGGGGAAGAACGGTGTTACATATTGACACACCCTCACAAAGACCCTGACACTGAACTTGTTCCTGAATTTCCATGGAAATTTCACCTTTTATTGTAAAGTTTACTGTTAGCCTTTAGTATTTAATTTGATCATATTTAGGTATGCCTATTTCCTCTTAGTGCTAACTAGAGATTTTATTAGAGGCAGTGTATAGCTGGTAAGGATGTCGGCTGTACAGCCACTCCCCCTTGGTTCACATACTAGCTCCATCATTTCCTTTATGTGTGACGTTATTTAAtgtctctgagtttcagttttctctttcataaaataggaataataataataagtgcaGCAATACAGTTGTTGTTAggagaattaagtaagttaatgcaagcaaagcacttagaacaatgcctggcgcATAGAAAACACTTAATAAACATTAACTGTTATTAGAAATGGCTGCTGActttttatcaaatactttttaatGATTCTTGATATAATGATGTGATCTTCCTCCTTAATTTTGTTCCCGTGGTGAATTGAAGACACAGATTTCCTAATGTTAAACCATTTTGTTTCCTGGAATTCTACTTGGTCATGAActgattttcttttaatagacTATTGGGTTTGATTTGCAAAGATTTTATTTAGACTCTTGGCATCTATAGTCAAAGATAAAGCTGGTCTGTTGTCATTTTGTATCATCTTTATTATGTTTTAGTATTAAGAGTAAACTAGAtttataaaatgtgtttaaattctttcttcttttcctatagtgtggaataatttaaataagataggaatatatgttatttaaaaatgatatatactCAGCTCTAAAACCATCTGAGACTGGTGTCTTTTTGAAAGGTAGATATTTAAATAcctttccaattttttatttgattattggtttcattttgggtttttttttcctgattattaattcaatttgatcatttgtgtttcacttaaaaattatttccttcctctagattttcaaatttattgccaTGAGTTGCACATAATGttctcttataatttttgtgCTTGTTCTCTAGGTCAGCACCATCTACACTGACTCCTCTGGGTCTCTCCAGATAGTTTGTTCCATTTTTAGGACAATGTAAGAAAAACaaatcctcttctgtaaaatgagagaagtGCATTAAGTGGTCTGGAAGGGTCTTCTGGACTCTAAAATTCTATGAGATGAACATTTGAAGGAAGGCAATCTTGAGGAATGATTAAAGACATATACTGAAGTGCTAGGCTGCCTAGATTCTAACTCACTCACTAGCTATGTAACCTTGGGGAAGTCCTTTTAGCTCTCTGTGCTATAGTTTTTTTCATCTGGGAAATAGGGATAACAATAAAACCTATCTCATGTCTGGaactgttgtgaaaattaaatgacataatactTGTGAtacttgtg is from Diceros bicornis minor isolate mBicDic1 chromosome 5, mDicBic1.mat.cur, whole genome shotgun sequence and encodes:
- the LOC131405323 gene encoding olfactory receptor 5AU1 gives rise to the protein MREANLSRGIEFELLGLTSDSQLQMLLFVVFLGTYTITLLGNLIMFLLIHVSATLHTPMYSLLKSLSFLDFCYSSTVVPQTLVNFLAKRKVISYLGCMAQMFFYAGFATSECYLIAAMAYDRYAAICNPLLYPITMSPEICAFLIVGSYGAGFLNSLIHTSCIFSLKFCGAHVVTHFFCDGPPILSLSCVDSSLCEILLFIFAGFNLLSCTLTILVSYLLILIAILRMNSAQGRFKAFSTCASHLTVVCLFYGTTLFMYLRPRSSYSLTQDRTVAVIYTVVIPMLNPLIYSLRNKDVKETLRKVLGRKIME